From a single Mycosarcoma maydis chromosome 14, whole genome shotgun sequence genomic region:
- a CDS encoding uncharacterized protein (related to DNAJ-like protein Psi) — translation MGKDYYQVLGVAKDADDETLKKAYKKAALKWHPDRNKDNIETANKKFKEVGEAFEVLSDKNKRAIYDQFGEEGLKAGGPPPPGADGAAGGFSGFPGGAAGFSGGFPGGGGRTFTFTTGGAGGAGGAGGMGGMGGFSPSDPNDIFASIFGGASPFGGGMGGMPMGGMGGMSGMEDMFGGAGGGGARRKAGGGMPGAFNFGASPNTGAGAAADEKPSDVEKQLPLSLQDLYTGTTKRLKVGRKLASGGSEEKILTVEVKPGWKKGTKIRFGGAGHEVSPGSFQDVVFIVDEKPHAHFRRDGDDLRLTIPLKLIDALDPPKPGTPGSRKQVETLDGRKIDVPIPQPVAGTSCITPGKTTRLANEGMPISKTGGKRKGDLVVEWSVQLPEHLTPAQKEGLRKVLAP, via the coding sequence ATGGGGAAAGACTACTACCAGGTGCTCGGCGTCGCGAAAGACGCGGATGACGAGACGCTCAAAAAGGCGTACAAGAAAGCGGCACTCAAATGGCATCCGGATCGCAACAAGGATAACATCGAAACGGCCAACAAAAAGTTCAAAGAGGTCGGAGAGGCATTTGAAGTGCTGAGcgacaagaacaagcgcGCCATCTACGATCAATTTGGCGAAGAGGGCTTAAAGGCGGGCGGACCGCCGCCACCAGGGGCGGATGGAGCCGCAGGTGGATTCAGCGGGTTCCCCGGAGGAGCAGCTGGCTTCTCGGGTGGCTTCCCGGGAGGCGGAGGTCGAACGTTTACGTTTACCACTGGTGGCGCAGGTGGCGCAGGTGGTGCAGGCGGAATGGGTGGAATGGGCGGTTTCTCGCCGAGCGACCCGAACGATATCTTTGCTAGCATCTTTGGCGGAGCTAGTCCGTTTGGTGGCGGAATGGGTGGCATGCCTATGGGCGGCATGGGTGGTATGTCTGGCATGGAAGACATGTTCGGCGGAGCAGGGGGTGGAggcgcaagaagaaaggcGGGCGGTGGCATGCCGGGCGCGTTCAACTTTGGCGCTAGTCCCAACACTGGCGCTGGCGCGGCTGCCGACGAGAAGCCGAGCGACGTGGAAAAGCAACTGCCGCTCTCCCTGCAAGACCTGTACACTGGTACGACGAAACGGCTCAAAGTGGGTCGAAAATTGGCCTCGGGGGGATCGGAAGAAAAGATTCTCACCGTGGAAGTCAAGCCGGGCTGGAAGAAAGGGACCAAGATCCGGTTCGGCGGGGCGGGACACGAAGTGTCACCGGGATCGTTCCAAGATGTCGTCTTCATTGTCGACGAGAAGCCGCACGCGCACTTCCGAcgcgatggtgatgatctGCGACTGACTATCCCGCTGAAACTCATCGACGCGCTCGACCCACCCAAGCCAGGCACACCGGGCTCGCGCAAGCAGGTCGAAACGCTCGATGGCCGCAAGATCGACGTTCCCATCCCGCAACCCGTGGCGGGCACCAGCTGCATCACTCCCGGCAAGACCACTAGGTTGGCCAACGAAGGCATGCCAATCAGCAAGACCGGCGGAAAGCGGAAGGgcgacctcgtcgtcgagtgGAGCGTCCAACTACCCGAGCATCTCACTCCAGCCCAAAAGGAAGGCCTGCGAAAGGTCTTGGCTCCCTAA
- a CDS encoding uncharacterized protein (related to UGA2 - succinate semialdehyde dehydrogenase), producing MRAQFDSLSGKKFNVVYPGDRKVVVASIPECNAQDVDDAVDSCFSAFQEFSQTTARQRSEMLRRLNELTLGNIDDVATLIVRENGKTRAEAVAEVKYAASFLAWFSNMAEVGAQGETIAAANPNMRAHTIRQPIGVVACLLPWNLPQAMATRKIAPALATGCTCIVKPAGATRLFTLAFAELVKRAGYADGCVNVVTALGNVAQVGKAICEHRLVRKVSLTGSTRVGKLIHGTRRQLALVVVMNDADLENARTGVLLAKLRTPRQTCVAANRILVQSRIHDTFVQALKQKFKDLQARPWSRRLCTVGSIDQRPRRAKLEYGGEPDSARAETGAFFYPPTILTRRTDDMLICPQESFGPVASIRRFETEHKAIEIANTSDAGLGAYLFTNHLRLAARMSSAIETRMVGINTAMLSASESALGGIRHSGFGKQASIHGMAEYQIMKTITTDIS from the exons ATGAGAGCACAAT TCGACTCGCTTTCGGGCAAAAAGTTCAACGTTGTCTACCCGGGCGACCGCAAAGTGGTGGTCGCCTCTATCCCGGAATGCAACGCCCAAGATGTGGATGATGCCGTTGACTCGTGCTTCTCTGCCTTCCAAGAGTTCTCGCAGACCACGGCGCggcagcgcagcgagatGCTTCGCAGACTCAACGAGCTCACGCTTGGCAACATAGACGACGTGGCGACGCTGATTGTGCGCGAGAACGGCAAGACACGCGCTGAAGCCGTGGCAGAAGTCAAGTACGCAgccagcttcttggcctggTTTTCGAATATGGCGGAAGTGGGTGCGCAGGGCGAGAcaattgctgctgccaatcCGAACATGCGCGCGCACACGATTCGACAGCCAATCGGTGTAGTGGCGTGCTTGTTGCCATGGAACCTGCCTCAGGCCATGGCGACACGCAAGATCGCGCCAGCGCTCGCAACAGGCTGTACGTGCATCGTCAAGCCTGCCGGTGCAACGCGATTGTTCACACTGGCATTTGCCGAACTTGTCAAGCGCGCCGGATACGCGGATGGATGCGTCAACGTCGTCACCGCGCTCGGCAACGTTGCGCAAGTCGGCAAAGCGATCTGCGAGCACAGGCTTGTCCGAAAAGTGTCGCTGACCGGATCCACACGCGTCGGAAAACTCATC CATGGAACTCGGAGGCAACtcgcgctcgtcgttgTTATGAACGACGCCGACCTGGAAAACGCTCGCACGGGTGTACTGCtagccaagctgcgcacTCCGCGCCAGACGTGTGTAGCAGCCAACCGCATTCTGGTGCAGTCGCGCATTCACGACACATTCGTGcaggcgctcaagcagaaATTCAAAGACCTACAAGCACGGCCATGGTCAAGACGACTCTGTACAGTTGGGTCCATTGATCAGCGACCGCGCCGTGCAAAA CTCGAATACGGAGGCGAGCCCGACTCAGCGCGCGCTGAGACAGGCGCGTTCTTCTATCCACCCACCATCCTCACGCGGCGCACGGACGACATGCTTATCTGCCCGCAAGAATCCTTCGGGCCCGTCGCCAGCATCCGTCGCTTCGAAACCGAGCACAAAGCCATCGAAATCGCCAACACCTCCGACGCAGGCCTAGGCGCGTATCTCTTCACCAACCATCTCCGACTCGCCGCACGCATGTCGTCCGCGATCGAAACCCGCATGGTCGGCATCAACACCGCCATGCTCAGCGCGTCCGAATCGGCGTTGGGAGGCATCAGACATTCCGGCTTCGGAAAACAAGCCTCCATCCACGGCATGGCTGAGTACCAGATCATGAAaaccatcaccaccgacaTTTCCTGA
- a CDS encoding uncharacterized protein (related to nadh-ubiquinone oxidoreductase subunit b17.2), which produces MSLARTINYIRKEGIKKFWRDLNYIGDAKSGRLVGIDRNGNKYYENHNEFNLRHRWVDYVADNEFNASQVDPLWHSWLHHIRKDPPHEDAGIQKMTQSWMTAPRENITGTRGGFKTYNTVKPKISAWEPKIAPRA; this is translated from the exons ATgtcgctcgctcgcacaATCAACTACATCCGCAAGGAAGGAATCAAGAAGTTCTGGCGCGATCTCAACTACATTGGTGACGCCAAGTCCGGTCGTCTCGTAGGAATCGACAG GAATGGTAACAAGTACTACGAGAACCACAATGAATTCAACTTGAGACATCGCTGGGTGGACTATGTTGCCGATAACGAATTCAACGCATCACAGGTGGATCCTCTGTGGCATTCGTGGCTGCACCACATTCGCAAAGACCCTCCACATGAGGATGCGGGTATTCAGAAGATGACCCAGTCTTGGATGACT GCGCCACGAGAAAACATCACTGGCACCCGAGGTGGCTTCAAAACCTACAACACGGTCAAACCTAAGATC TCTGCATGGGAGCCAAAGATCGCCCCTCGAGCTTAG